From a single Miscanthus floridulus cultivar M001 chromosome 8, ASM1932011v1, whole genome shotgun sequence genomic region:
- the LOC136473954 gene encoding uncharacterized protein isoform X2 — MDDEAKEQALNTPSKGGTEGEDDTGDVKTSNENLSTEEAHDVNLGSGPIPDATNDQEISQGTYQAIGEEEHGDTPNPQSIKGPRKLIEISSDDMGTSSAIHPSLGKKAQSPLPPSLFSFNIRDYIEEGKVSSSAPKTHQEEIALSAATKDQLQLMLPHLEKDTADLAPKVIRAKQRLAGREAQNNLNAHEESTK; from the exons ATGGACGATGAAGCCAAAGAACAGGCCTTGAACACTCCATCCAAAGGAGGGACCGAG GGTGAGGATGACACCGGGGACGTTAAGACAAGTAATGAGAACCTTTCTACTGAAGAAGCTCATG ATGTGAACCTTGGATCAGGGCCAATCCCTGATGCTACCAATGATCAAGAAATCAGCCAAGGCACTTACCAGGCAATTGGCGAAGAGGAACATGGGGATACTCCAAACCCCCAATCAATCAAGG GGCCCAGGAAGCTGATTGAAATTTCTAGTGATGATATGGGCACATCTTCGGCTATCCATCCTTCTTTAGGGAAAAAG GCACAAAGCCCACTCCCTCCGAGCCTCTTCTCTTTCAACATCAGAGATTATATAGAAGAAGGCAAAGTAAGCTCCTCTGCCCCCAAGACTCATCAGGAAGAAATTGCTTTGTCGGCTGCAACCAAAGACCAGCTACAATTAATGCTACCCCATTTGGAAAAAGATACAGCCGATCTG GCGCCTAAGGTTATCCGGGCAAAGCAGAGGTTAGCCGGCCGTGAAGCTCAGAACAATTTGAATGCCCACGAAGAATCAACTAAATAG
- the LOC136473954 gene encoding uncharacterized protein isoform X1 encodes MDDEAKEQALNTPSKGGTEGEDDTGDVKTSNENLSTEEAHDVNLGSGPIPDATNDQEISQGTYQAIGEEEHGDTPNPQSIKGPRKLIEISSDDMGTSSAIHPSLGKKAQSPLPPSLFSFNIRDYIEEGKVSSSAPKTHQEEIALSAATKDQLQLMLPHLEKDTADLVCNAKPLQDIFLAIKGELIQDLLVVLSHTAFIEGQAPKVIRAKQRLAGREAQNNLNAHEESTK; translated from the exons ATGGACGATGAAGCCAAAGAACAGGCCTTGAACACTCCATCCAAAGGAGGGACCGAG GGTGAGGATGACACCGGGGACGTTAAGACAAGTAATGAGAACCTTTCTACTGAAGAAGCTCATG ATGTGAACCTTGGATCAGGGCCAATCCCTGATGCTACCAATGATCAAGAAATCAGCCAAGGCACTTACCAGGCAATTGGCGAAGAGGAACATGGGGATACTCCAAACCCCCAATCAATCAAGG GGCCCAGGAAGCTGATTGAAATTTCTAGTGATGATATGGGCACATCTTCGGCTATCCATCCTTCTTTAGGGAAAAAG GCACAAAGCCCACTCCCTCCGAGCCTCTTCTCTTTCAACATCAGAGATTATATAGAAGAAGGCAAAGTAAGCTCCTCTGCCCCCAAGACTCATCAGGAAGAAATTGCTTTGTCGGCTGCAACCAAAGACCAGCTACAATTAATGCTACCCCATTTGGAAAAAGATACAGCCGATCTGGTTTGCAATGCTAAGCCACTCCAAGACATTTTCTTGGCTATCAAGGGAGAGCTGATTCAAGATCTTCTTGTTGTTTTGTCTCATACTGCTTTTATCGAGGGTCAGGCGCCTAAGGTTATCCGGGCAAAGCAGAGGTTAGCCGGCCGTGAAGCTCAGAACAATTTGAATGCCCACGAAGAATCAACTAAATAG
- the LOC136477512 gene encoding GPN-loop GTPase QQT1-like: protein MVFGQVVIGPPGSGKTTYCNGMSQFLSLLGRKVAVVNLDPANDALPYECAINIEALIKLSDVMAEHSLGPNGGLVYCMDYLEKNIDWLEEKLKPLIEDHYLLFDFPGQVELFFLHSNARSVINKLIKKMDLRLTAIHLIDAHLCCDPGKYVSALLLSLSTMLHLELPHINVLSKIDLIENYGNLGFNLDFYTDVQDLSYLQYHLEQDPRSAKYRKLTKELCDVIDDFGLVNFSTLDIQDKESVGNLVKLIDKGNGYIFSSIDSSAVEFSKIAAAPLDWDYYRTAEVQEKYMKDDEFVQQTSRMQ, encoded by the exons ATGGTGTTCGGTCAGGTGGTGATCGGCCCGCCGGGCTCCGGCAAGACCACCTACTGCAACGGCATGTCGCAGTTCCTCTCCCTCCTCGGCAG gAAAGTTGCGGTTGTCAATTTGGATCCTGCAAATGACGCATTGCC ATATGAGTGTGCCATCAACATTGAGGCCCTCATAAAACTCAGTGATGTCATGGCTGAGCATTCGCTTGGGCCAAATGGAG GGCTTGTGTATTGCATGGATTACTTGGAGAAGAATATTGATTGGCTTGAAGAAAAACTGAAGCCTCTTATTGAAG ATCACTATCTGTTATTTGATTTTCCTGGCCAAGTGGAACTTTTCTTCCTTCACTCAAATGCAAGAAGTGTTATTAATAAACTCATCAAAAAGATGGACTTGAGG CTGACTGCTATTCACCTTATCGATGCCCATTTATGCTGTGATCCTGGAAAGTATGTCAGTGCTTTGCTTCTTTCACTATCAACGATGCTACACTTGGAATTGCCACATATCAATGTCTTGTCAAAGATTGACCTCATTGAGAACTATGGAAATTTAG GATTCAACCTTGATTTCTACACTGATGTCCAAGATCTTTCTTATTTGCAATATCATCTTGAGCAGGATCCTCGCTCAGCCAAGTACAG GAAACTGACTAAGGAGCTCTGTGATGTGATTGATGATTTTGGTTTAGTCAATTTTTCAACTTTGGACATCCAG GACAAGGAAAGTGTTGGCAATCTTGTGAAGCTGATTGACAAGGGCAACGGATATATATTTTCTTCTATTGACAGTAGCGCTGTTGAGTTCAGCAAAATTGCAGCGGCGCCTCTTGATTGGGACTATTACAG AACAGCAGAAGTGCAGGAGAAGTACATGAAAGATGATGAGTTCGTGCAACAGACAAGCAGGATGCAATGA